ATGATAATTCTGATTCATATAATCATGAATGTCAAGAGGGGTAAAATGTGATATAGTTTCTTTTGTACCTAAGATGGATCTTCCTAATGATTGATTAGGATAAGCTGTTGCCATAAAATAATCGAATAAGATATCATCAGGTGTGTCAAAAGCTGCACCTATTTCTTGCATTATTATATTTTTTTCTTTTATTAAATCTTCTTCTTTAAATATAGGATTAGTTAAAATATCCGTAAGTATATCTAAACCAAGATAAGTGTCATCTTTTAATAATTTGGTATAATATGATGTCATTTCTACGCCGGTAGAAGCATTAATTTCTCCACCTACATTTTCTATTGTTTCGGCTATTTCTTTTGCTGAAAAATTATTAGTACCTTTAAAGGCCATATGTTCAAGCAAATGTGATAAACCATGCTGGCGTAGTTGCTCATTTCTAGAACCATTTTTAACCCAGATTCCTAGCGTTGTACTAGACATATGTTTCATATTTTGTGTTGTTATAGTTATTCCATTATCAAGTATGCTGGTATTTACTGGCATTTTTTCCTCAAAAATTATATTTATTTCAAGCTAAGTTATTGGTCCAATAATCCATAGCTTTAACAACCGCTGGTAAATCTTTAAAATGTGATATGCTGGTTTCGGCGCCTGCTTCCATTAATAGGCTAGAATGTCCTAAATAACTATGTTTACCTCCTGTAAAACCAATAACTCTCATTCCAGCAGCCACGGCTGCTTTTACACCTATTACACTATCTTCAATTATTATTGTGTTTTGAGGTTTTGCCTTAGTTTTTTCAGCAATAGATAAAAATCTATCAGGAGTAATTTTAATGTTTTGCGTTTCTACTTCAGGAGCTGAGAAAATATTTTGATTAAAAATATGTTCTAGTTTAAATTTATTGCATATTTGTTTTATCCACTTATTTGAACGGTTAGTAGTTAAAGCTTTAGGTAAGCAAATATCATTTGCAGCTTTTAAAAAACCATCCATTAAAGCTATATCTTTAATTAAAGTTTGTTCTATATTTTCCCAAATATCAATTAATTTAGCTGAAATAGGTAAGGGTGATTGTTGTTCGATATCCTTAAGAATTTCTTTCCAAGTTATATTGACATATTTTTTAATGAATTCATCAATATTCATTTTGTGACCTGCCTTATTTAAAATCATATTTTGCTGGCTAGCAATTAAATATTCTGAATCTATTACTACTCCATCCAGGTCAAAAATGATAAGTTGCAGATTTTGCATGAATATTCACCTTATATAAAAAACTTTAACTTGTTATTTACTCTATTTAGATAAAATAAGCAATTATAGTTTTAATTGATATGGAGATGAAATGTTAAAGGTTACAAAAACTATCGATAATAGTTATTTATCTCCCGCGGTAGATACTTATAAAGATAAAATATTACAAGGCGATTGTATCTCTATTTTAAATATGTTACCTGCTAAGTCAGTTGATGTAATTTTTGCGGATCCTCCGTATAATCTACAATTACAAGGTAATTTATGTCGACCTGATCAAACTGTAGTTGATGCAGTGAATGATCAATGGGATCAATTTGAAAGTTTTGAAGCTTATGATGCTTTCACTAGAGCGTGGTTAATGTCATGTAGGCGCTTGTTGAAAAATGATGGAACTATATGGGTTATTGGTTCTTATCATAATATCTTCAGATTAGGCGCTATAATGCAAGATTTAGGTTTTTGGATATTAAATGATATTATATGGCGTAAGTCTAACCCGATGCCTAACTTTAGAGGTAAACGTTTTCAAAATGCACATGAAACTTTAATTTGGGCTTCTGTAAATAAAAATGCTAAAAAATATACTTTTAACTATGAAACATTAAAAGCCGCTAATGAAGATAAGCAAATGCGTTCTGATTGGTTATTTCCGTTATGTACTGGTAATGAAAGATTAAAAGATGATAATGGCATTAAAGCTCATCCAACCCAAAAACCAGAGGCATTATTATCTAGGATCCTACTCTCTTCTAGTAAGACGGGCGATGTAATTTTGGATCCTTTTTTTGGTTCAGGAACTACTGGTGCTGTAGCAAAAAAATTAGGCAGACATTTTATTGGAGTAGAGCGCGAAGAAAAATATATAAAAGTTGCACAAAAAAGAATAGATAATGTAAAAAAACTAGAAAATATTTCTTTATCTATAGTACCTAGTAAAAAACAACAACCAAGAATATCATTTTTAAGTTTGCTAGAGGCAGGTCTGATTCATGCAGGAACAGTATTATATGATAAAAAAGCTAAAATTACAGCAATAGTAAGAGCTGATGGAACTTTATTTTATAATCAAGAAGCTCTTTCTATTCACATTTCAGGTAGAAAAGCACAAAATACTGAAAGTTGTAACGGTTGGTTATATTGGCATTATTATGATGAAAATAAATTACTTCCTATTGACAATTTACGGCAAATGGTTAAAAATAAAATGCAGGGCTTAGATTAACTTAATTTATCTAGAGATATCAGGCAGATGGCGTTAAAAAAACAAAAGTACGTATCTAATATAACTGATATCGCTAGACCTATCATTGACGGCATTTTGATTGATAAAGTAGGATTTGGTTTCGACTTTGTTTCTAGTTGGCATTCTGTGGTAGGTGATTATGCTAAATGGAGCTATCCTTCTAAAATAAGATGGTCAAAGAAAAAAGAAATAGGTGGCGCAACCTTATTAATTAATTGTACCTCTTTAGCAGAACTACATTTACAGCATATGACGGTAGAGATTTGTGATAGGGTTAATATGTTTCTTGGCTATGCAGCTATAGGCAAAATAAAATTTAAAAAAATATCAGAGGATAAGTTGCGTAAAAGTAATCGCACTGGATTGACGTTAATATGAAAACCAGTGTTATGAATTATGTTGTTTAACCGAGCATGTGGTGAAAGAAGAAAGGATATATTGTGAAAATTAAAATAGGTAAAATAGTTGGTTGCTTAATAGTAGCATTAGGTTTATTGGGTATTTACTCTCCTATAAATGTTTTAGCTTATACTAAACCTCATTCTACAGTGAATATGGATAAATTAATTAATCAACCAAATATTTTACCAGATATGGTTAAAGGGCAGGTTAATGCTCCTGTTACTATAATAGAATATGGCTCTTTAACTTGCTCCTATTGTGGAGTTTTTTTCTTGTCTGTTTATCCTCAAATACAAAAAAAATATATAGATACAGGCAAGGTAAAGTTAATTTTTAGGGAATTTCCTCTTGATCCTTTTTCTACTGCCGCATCTATGGTAGCACGTTGTGCAGCTCCTAAAGATTATTTTTCTGTTATTGATACTTTTTTCACTAATCAACAACAATGGTTGACTGCAGGACCTGAGCAAGCAAGAGACTATATTTTTAGAGTGGCCGCAAAATATGGTTTAGATAAACAGAAAACTCTCTCTTGTTTTGATAATAAAGACATTTTAGATAAATTAAAAAATGGTTTAACAGTTGCCTATGAACAATTTAAAATTGATGCAGCTCCGACTTTTGTTATTAATGGTGATTTATATAAAGGGGCTTTAAATTTTGCAGAAATCTCTGAAATAATAGATGCTCATCTGGCTAAAGTTAGACATTAATTCGTTGAGTTAACATATTAGATAGATTGATTTTTATAAAAAAATTATTTAATATGAACGCAATTGCAGAGATTCTTTGTAGCAATATAAACTTGTAAATAGGAGAATATACTTATGGTAAAATGGGTATATAATTTTGGTGATGGTTCTGCTGAAGGATCTGCTAAGGATAAAAATTTATTAGGCGGTAAGGGGGCTAATTTAGCCGAAATGAGTAATTTAGGTCTGCCCGTTCCGCCTGGATTTACAATCACTACAGAAGTATGTAGTCATTATTACGCTAATCAAAATCAATACCCAAAAGAATTATTTGAGCAAGTAGAAATAGCGCTTGATCGATTAGCAAAACAGATGCATAGAAAATTTGGATCTGAAGATAAGCCATTATTACTTTCTGTGCGTTCTGGTGCTAGAGCTTCAATGCCAGGTATGATGGATACAGTATTAAATTTAGGATTGAATGATAAAACTGTTCAAGCACTTGCTAAAGAAACACAAAATGAGCGTTTTGCTTATGATAGCTATCGTCGTTTTATTCAAATGTATTCCAATGTAGTGTTGGACATTGAGCATCATATGTTTGAAGAAGCATTGGACGATCTTAAGTTAAGTAAAGCTATAGAACAAGATACTGACTTAGATGCAGATGATTTAAAAACCTTGGTAAATAATTATAAAGAAATAGTTAAGGAACAATTAGGCAGAGAATTTCCTCAAGATCCACAACAACAACTTTGGGGCGCTATTGGGGCTGTTTTTTCTAGCTGGATGAGACCAAGAGCTATAACTTATAGAAGATTAAATAACATACCGGAAACTTGGGGAACAGCGGTTAATGTTCAAGCTATGGTATTTGGAAATATGGGTAATAATTGTGCTACAGGAGTTGCATTTACTCGAAATCCATCAACTGGAGAAAATAAGTTATACGGAGAGTTTCTATTAAATGCTCAAGGAGAAGATGTCGTAGCAGGTATTCGTACCCCGCAAAATATTTCTGAAGAAGCTCGTATAGAAGCTGGAT
The Bartonella sp. DGB1 genome window above contains:
- a CDS encoding HAD family hydrolase, whose amino-acid sequence is MQNLQLIIFDLDGVVIDSEYLIASQQNMILNKAGHKMNIDEFIKKYVNITWKEILKDIEQQSPLPISAKLIDIWENIEQTLIKDIALMDGFLKAANDICLPKALTTNRSNKWIKQICNKFKLEHIFNQNIFSAPEVETQNIKITPDRFLSIAEKTKAKPQNTIIIEDSVIGVKAAVAAGMRVIGFTGGKHSYLGHSSLLMEAGAETSISHFKDLPAVVKAMDYWTNNLA
- a CDS encoding site-specific DNA-methyltransferase; the encoded protein is MLKVTKTIDNSYLSPAVDTYKDKILQGDCISILNMLPAKSVDVIFADPPYNLQLQGNLCRPDQTVVDAVNDQWDQFESFEAYDAFTRAWLMSCRRLLKNDGTIWVIGSYHNIFRLGAIMQDLGFWILNDIIWRKSNPMPNFRGKRFQNAHETLIWASVNKNAKKYTFNYETLKAANEDKQMRSDWLFPLCTGNERLKDDNGIKAHPTQKPEALLSRILLSSSKTGDVILDPFFGSGTTGAVAKKLGRHFIGVEREEKYIKVAQKRIDNVKKLENISLSIVPSKKQQPRISFLSLLEAGLIHAGTVLYDKKAKITAIVRADGTLFYNQEALSIHISGRKAQNTESCNGWLYWHYYDENKLLPIDNLRQMVKNKMQGLD
- a CDS encoding DciA family protein, with translation MALKKQKYVSNITDIARPIIDGILIDKVGFGFDFVSSWHSVVGDYAKWSYPSKIRWSKKKEIGGATLLINCTSLAELHLQHMTVEICDRVNMFLGYAAIGKIKFKKISEDKLRKSNRTGLTLI
- a CDS encoding DsbA family protein, whose translation is MKIKIGKIVGCLIVALGLLGIYSPINVLAYTKPHSTVNMDKLINQPNILPDMVKGQVNAPVTIIEYGSLTCSYCGVFFLSVYPQIQKKYIDTGKVKLIFREFPLDPFSTAASMVARCAAPKDYFSVIDTFFTNQQQWLTAGPEQARDYIFRVAAKYGLDKQKTLSCFDNKDILDKLKNGLTVAYEQFKIDAAPTFVINGDLYKGALNFAEISEIIDAHLAKVRH